One genomic region from Rosa rugosa chromosome 1, drRosRugo1.1, whole genome shotgun sequence encodes:
- the LOC133720504 gene encoding LOW QUALITY PROTEIN: uncharacterized protein LOC133720504 (The sequence of the model RefSeq protein was modified relative to this genomic sequence to represent the inferred CDS: inserted 2 bases in 1 codon; deleted 1 base in 1 codon), with translation MLFDSHLSNMCDDILYKLRIESGIPNLIVPESELKNSLLFELEQLFNISSSSLKDHQLQLPDANKMSELNNRLLREELDYDCLALKHQHTNFLSQLNTCQKIVYNEVIRVIEEEKSSIFFVHGCGGTGKTFLWHTIISKLRSEGKIVLAVASSGIASLLLPKGRTAHSRFKIPLTLTNSSICPIKKGTHLAKLLEKTDLIIWDEAPMCHKHCFESLDKSLRDILSHVNSTQTNKPFGGKPLLLGGDFRQILPVIPGGTKEQIIEASLNSSYLWSSFKIFNLTENMRLSKNDLTIEQKQKISTFANWILQIGEGHTRSIHDTNDRDTSWIEIPDDLLINSYTNPIESIFLATYPNFNIKYNNFDYLKERAIVTPRNSTVRDINDYAINLLPGEKTTYLSSDTILLNSGNNENMNLLYPTEFLNKLEFNGLPSHKLNLKIGMPIMLLRNLNQVSGLCNGTRLIITKLFDRLIEAKILTGNNTGQKIFIPRIILTASEKXKWPFILKRCQFPIRPCYAMTINKSQGRQSLNQVGIYLPEPVFTHGQLYVALSRVTSKDGLKFLINNNNDIPNKYTKNIVYKDVLQNL, from the exons ATGCTATTTGATTCACATTTGTcaaatatgtgtgatgatatcTTATACAAACTTCGAATTGAATCCGGAATTCCAAATCTAATCGTACCAGAGTCAGAATTGAAAAATAGCCTTTTATTTGAATTAGAACAACTATTTAACATTTCATCCAGTTCATTAAAAGATCATCAACTACAGCTACCTGATGCAAATAAAATGTCAGAGTTGAATAATagattattaagagaagaattAGATTACGATTGTCTTGCATTAAAGCATCAACATACAAACTTTCTGAGCCAATTGAATACCTGTCAAAAAATTGTCTACAATGAAGTTATTAGAgtcattgaagaagaaaaatcaagtattttctttgttcatggTTGTGGAGGAACTGGCAAGACTTTTTTGTGGCATACAATAATAAGTAAACTAAGATCTGAAGGAAAAATTGTTTTAGCTGTTGCTTCATCTGGAATTGCATCATTATTACTTCCAAAAGGCAGAACAGCTCATTCTCGGTTTAAAATACCTCTCACATTGACTAATTCCTCAATATGTCCAATAAAAAAAGGCACTCATCTTGCAAAATTACTTGAAAAAACAGATTTAATTATTTGGGATGAAGCTCCAATGTGTCATAAGCATTGTTTTGAATCACTAGATAAATCTCTCCGTGACATTCTATCACATGTTAACAGTACGCAAACAAATAAACCATTTGGTGGTAAACCTCTTTTATTAGGTGGAGACTTTAGACAAATTTTACCAGTCATTCCAGGAGGAACTAAAGAACAAATAATTGAAGCTTCATTAAACAGTTCATATCTGTGGTCATCATTTAAAATATTCAATTTGACAGAAAACATGAGATTATCAAAAAATGATTTAACTATAgagcaaaaacagaaaatttcAACTTTTGCAAATTGGATATTGCAAATCGGAGAAGGTCATACACGTTCAATTCATGATACAAATGATAGAGATACATCTTGGATCGAAATTCCGGACGACTTACTCATTAACTCTTATACAAATCCAATAGAATCAATTTTCCTTGCAACTTATCCAAATTTTAACATTAAGTATAATAACTTTGATTATCTAAAAGAACGTGCTATTGTTACACCACGAAATTCAACTGTTCGGGATATAAATGATTATGCTATAAATTTATTACCGGGTGAAAAAACTACTTATTTAAGTTCGGACACCATTTTGTTAAACTCTGGAAACAATGAAAATATGAATCTTTTATATCCTACAGAATTTTTAAATAAACTTGAATTTAATGGACTACCTTCACacaaattgaatttaaaaattGGAATGCCCATCATGTTATTAAGAAACTTGAATCAAGTCTCTGGCTTATGCAATGGTACGAGATTAATAATAACAAAGTTATTTGATAGATTGATAGAAGCAAAAATATTAACAGGAAATAACACAGGACAAAAAATTTTCATACCTAGAATTATTCTTACTGCATCTGAAAA AAAATGGCCATTCATTTTGAAAAGATGTCAATTTCCAATTAGACCATGTTATGCAATGACAATCAACAAAAGTCAAGGC CGCCAATCATTAAATCAAGTAGGCATATATCTACCTGAACCTGTATTCACTCATGGTCAATTATACGTCGCATTATCAAGAGTTACATCAAAAGATGGTCTAAAATTTTTGATAAATAACAACAATGATATACCAAACAAATATACTAAAAACATTGTATATAAAGATGTGTTACAGAATTTGTAA
- the LOC133711187 gene encoding uncharacterized protein LOC133711187 — protein sequence MPPKSRTTRKRSLLEDHSSVNLSKSSTTRKRRLLDGDPSSANLYHAESLAESSSRPGDICVNSCNETESTIVGGSSFFGQGLYQKSRQGMTTKYEDFGDNVFACNHCGARFWLKEANKQKSKNAPIIYTNCCKKGEIKVQQSNPIPAFLEHLLNPENGPESRLFRDNIRVYNSMFSFTSMGATIDHGVNVGSGPYVFKINGQVHHLMGSMLPPDGECPKYAQLYIYDTKNEVANRINAIDPSHINEKIKPDIVQGLIKMFDEINELVKTYRMIRDKFEDNSLPSFNMTMLSRQLTDSKQYEEPTSEEISGLIVGDIGEFNSNKDIVIQSNDGHLKRIFKIHPKYMSLQYPILFPYGEDGYKPDLRMQATATNREKKRDKISMRSFIAYQIQDRNNKTNTLLKGGRLFQ from the exons ATGCCTCCCAAGAGCAGGACAACAAGGAAAAGAAGCCTCTTAGAAGATCACAGCTCAGTAAATTTATCCAAGAGCAGcacaacaagaaaaagaaggCTCTTAGATGGAGATCCCAGCTCGGCAAATTTATATCATGCTGAGAGTCTGGCCGAAAGCTCATCAAGACCAGGGGATATATGTGTAAACTCATGCAATGAGACTGAAAGTACAATAG TTGGAGGTTCATCTTTTTTTGGTCAGGGGTTATATCAAAAGAGTAGACAAG GAATGACTACGAAGTATGAGGATTTTGGTGACAATGTTTTTGCATGTAATCATTGTGGCGCACGTTTTTGGTTGAAAGaagcaaacaaacaaaagtCCAAAAATGCACCCATCATCTATACAAATTGTTGTAAGAAAGGAGAAATCAAAGTTCAGCAATCAAACCCAATACCGGCATTTCTTGAACATCTATTGAATCCAGAAAATGGTCCAGAAAGCAGGCTTTTCAGAGATAATATTAGAGTTTACAATTCAATGTTCTCTTTTACATCAATGGGAGCAACAATTGATCATGGTGTAAACGTTGGATCAGGTCCTTATGTCTTCAAAATAAATGGTCAAGTACATCATTTAATGGGTTCTATGTTGCCTCCTGATGGTGAATGTCCTAAATATGCACAATTATACATCTATGATACAAAAAATGAGGTTGCAAATCGTATTAACGCTATTGATCCTTCTCATatcaatgaaaaaataaaaccagATATTGTACAAGGATTGATTAAGATGTTTGATGAAATTAATGAGTTGGTTAAAACTTATCGAATGATCAGAGATAAATTTGAAGATAATTCTTTGCCTTCATTCAATATGACTATGCTTAGTCGCCAACTAACTGATAGTAAACAATATGAGGAACCAACAAGTGAGGAAATTAGCGGTTTAATCGTTGGTGATATTGGAGAATTCAATTCAAATAAAGATATAGTCATTCAATCAAACGACGGACATTTAAAGCGGATTTTCAAAATACATCCAAAGTACATGTCATTACAATACCCAATTCTTTTTCCATATGGTGAAGATGGATATAAACCTGATCTACGAATGCAAGCAACTGCAACAAAtcgtgaaaagaaaagagataagATATCAATGCGAAGTTTTATTGCATATCAGATTCAAGATAgaaataacaaaacaaacacTTTATTAAAAGGTGGACGACTGTTTCAGTAA
- the LOC133720474 gene encoding uncharacterized protein LOC133720474, whose product MLETMSLMRVASFHSRNAFPSYRFPHKISYLNPQPLQTCLIRNSFSLLNPETLFYTYLPLRNPEMVPPKKIVIDQEEELNEQAAHSWGANIGASLILQTIIQRPLLLRLSNNHAGLGPTPRDSFPADAIAFYGLPVRRPIPVLRRTPGDFTSWSALNHLSKIGHWPSFISAAELSWYREARARDLARWNAAGITHTIDLCFRLPRGGNRSPLAAFLCFWNTATNTFDFRFGQMSITLLDILTITGLPIDSEPYLHGQFDSDTFTSTMAQNGRSAHSGSYPRWLAYYRQEHNATGGIAFLEYWLCKFVFCTSSCKPTGAWTLLATALYNGCRVGLGQPVLGALYRTLYQATMHPFETGISGPFWILDFWIQIYFPYFRRDDIPLLPPTDQLLGRWLCRDERYTSPPYSECFTYLYLLHEMPYCDLVLSRRFPAPLEHGFLPGASRYSDRARLAFRRAISCSDIRIAADELSYELYAPNHFARQLGLVQLVPFPLYDAWNYNTSWRRFGPLSGPPPAQSTLVLVDLPDWAREIDSVDGTEEGYEAWWAEVSVNCWRQQHDELFAAIFGELRYPYPADVDLLARVPEDAAQVPPPAAEPAPRPARAPCQAQAGIVIREPPQEGNAPSSGSRAANASQATGQSGKQKAVMTEPEDNESSADDDDSQTIAALSARKRSRSDPRTDLWAEDEPIADRLVRHRSLRHTEEGSSAAGEGTSASQAQAPTIVNNSLPPAGAANNAQLALIPVQIIDDSSPEAEDRVPLPDAPHEEPSDIPVLEQIAPDSIPVPSEANPEAMPAVVEREPPAEENPNAFNTEDAEAVEAEAAEPALNMVGQELLPPAPQVTEAGGLGDLPEPMPEAAPVAEPPEVPVAEQPTPSTLEMLARVLEVTPPGVVDEAREGLRRFLGPDILIPGAPVRVLEYLRVLLREGAITEDQFQEVDQLLQNLPQGLNERAVASAQARQTETHYQSLTQQTETARDFLGDQANLIRELTLKRNHLRSQIQALQARLTDVTTRLTHAEPQLEQPPRCL is encoded by the exons atgcttgaaacgatgtcattaatgagggttgcgtcctttcactcgcgaaacgcctttccgtcgtatcgtttccctcacaaaatctcttatttaaatccgcagccacttcagacctgtctcatcagaaactcttttagtctcctaaacccagaaaccctcttttACACATATCTTCCTcttcgaaacccagaaatggttcccccgaaaaagatagttatcgatcaagaagaagaactgaatgaacaagccgcccattcttggggagccaacatcggtgccagcctgatcctccagaccattatccagagacccctgctcctcagactctcgaacaatcatgccggactgggtccaacgccgcgggattctttcccggccgacgccatcgccttctatggcttacctgttcgccgccccatcccagtcctccgaaggactcctggggattttaccagttggagtgcccTTAATCATCtatcaaaaatagggcattggccatcttttatcagtgcggcggagctttcctggtatcgtgaagcgcgagctcgagatctggctcgctggaacgcagcaggtatcacccatactatcgatctttgttttcgtcttccgcgcggtggcaatcgttcgccactcgctgcctttctctgtttttggaacaccgccaccaacacctttgattttcgatttggccaaatgagtatcactttattggacattctcaccatcactggcctacccatcgacagcgagccttatctgcatggccaattcgactctgatacCTTTACTTCCACCATGGCCCAAAATGGTCGTagcgctcatagcggctcctatccgcggtggttggcttattaccgccaggagcacaacgcgactggcgggattgctttcttggagtactggcttTGTAAGTTTGTCttctgtacttcctcctgtaagcccactggtgcttGGACCTTGctggcaacggccctctacaacggctgccgcgtgggattaggacaaccagtgctgggtgccctctatcgaactttgtaccaagccacaatgcatcccttcgagactggcatttctggccctttttggattcttgacttctggattcaaatttacttcccatattttcgtcgcgacgacatcccattgcttccacctactgatcaactcctgggacgatggctctgtcgcgatgaaaggtacacatcccctccttattctgagtgcttcacatacttgtaccttctgcacgagatgccatACTGCGACTTGGTGCTGAGTCGAAGATTCCCGGCTCCGCTTGAACATGGATTTCTTcctggcgcctctcgctacagtgatcgcgcgcgcttggcctttcgccgcgcaatctcctgttctgacatcaggattgccgctgacgaactcagttacgaactctatgctcccaaccacttcgctcgccaactcggccttgttcaattagttccattccctctgtatgatgcttggaactataacacctcttggcgtagatttgggcctctttctgggcctccgccagcacaaagcacacTCGTACTGGTTGACCTCCCTGACTGGGCTAgagagattgactctgtggatgggactgaggaaggatacgaggcatggtgggcagaagtttctgttaactgctggaggcaacagCATGATGAGCTATTCGCTGCCATTTTCGGGGAACTGCGATACCCCTACCCTGCCGACGTTGATCTACTTGCTCGCGTCCCTGAAGACGCTGCACAAGTTCCTCCTCCTGCTGCCgagccggctccgcgacccgcgcgagccccttgtcaggcccaggctggtattgtaatccgcgaaccccctcaagag ggaaacgcgccatcctctggcagtcgcgcagccaacgcttcccaagccactggccagtctgggaaacaaaaggcagtaatgacaGAGCCTGAAGACAACGAATCCTccgctgatgatgatgactcgcAGACG ATCGCCGCCCTCTCGGCTCGGAAACGTAGTCGctctgatcctcgaactgacctatgggcagaagatgaaccaatcgctgaccgactg GTCCGCCATAGGTCCTTGAGACACactgaagaaggatcttcagctgctggtgaaggcacatctgcttcccaagccCAAGCGCCAACTATTGTGAACAACTCTCTACCTCCTGCGGGCGCTGCCAATAATGCACAGTTGGCCTTGATCccagtgcagatcatagatgataGCTCGCCTGAGGCCGAAGATAGAGTACCGCTACCGGATGCACCTCACGAGGAACCAAGCGATATACCTGTCCTGGAACAGATAGCGCCTGACTCAATTCCTGTTCCCAGTGAAGCTAACCCAGAGGCAATGCCAGCGGTCGTTGAGCGTGAGCCCCCAGCCGAGGAG AATCCAAATGCCTTCAACACTGAGGACGCTGAAGCTGTAGAGGCAGAAGCTGCTGAACCCGCTCTTAATATGGTTGGCCAAGAACTTCttccccctgccccccaagtcacTGAAGCCGGAGGATTGGGAGACCTTCCTGAACCAATGCCAGAGGCAGCACCTGTCGCTGAACCTCCTGAGGTccctgtcgctgagcaaccAACTCCCTCCACTCTGGAAATGTTAGCTCGTGTACTCGAAGTGACCCctcctggggtcgtagatgaagctagagaaggccttcgtcgcttcctgggccctgatatcctgattcctggtgcgcccgtgagagtcttagaatatttgagagtacttctccgcgagggagccatcactgaagatcagttccaagaggtcgatcaactgctgcaaaacctccctcaagggctcaatgagcggGCAGTCGCGAGCGCGCAGGCTAGGCAGACCGAGACGCACTATCAGAGCCTCACTCAACAAACAGAGACCGcgcgcgatttcttgggtgaccaagctaacctcatcagggaacTGACGCTCAAAAGGAACCACctgaggtcccagattcaggctcttcaagcccggttaactgACGTTACTACCAGGCTTACTCATGCGGAGCCTCAGTTGGAGCAACCCCCTCGCTGCCTttga